The genomic interval TGCCCACCACCTTGCCGTTGAGCGTGATCTTGCCGCCAGGGAAGGCCACGATCGACACGCTCGCCGGCTTGGGAGGAGGCGGCGGAGCTGGGGCCGGCGTCGGGGGAACGTAGTCGCTCCCACCTCCGCCGTTGTCGTAGCCGGAGCCACCGCCACCCCCCGCGTGGTTTCCCGAATAGTGGCTGCGGTGCGACGAGTGCGACCGGTGCGACGAGTGCGAGCGGTGCGCGAGCAGCATGCCCGTCGAGTGAGTGTTGGGGAGCGCGAGGGTGAGCGGCTCGTGCGGGTTCTCCTCGTCCTCGGGTCGCCGCGCGATCTGCGCCGCCGCGTTGGGCACCAGCATCCCCGACGCCCCGGCCCCCGTCAGCACACCGAGGACAGCGACCCCGAGCGGGAATACAAAGCGGCGTTCTTTCATGTGGGTTGCTCCAGGGTCTCTAGGGTGGGTCGAATCGGCGAGGCAGGTGTCGGGCTCGCGGAAGTGCGCGCGCCAAAGGGTCGAATGTGCGCGCTCTTGCGCAACGTCGACGACGTGAAGAATCCCGCGCACGAGCCTCGCTCGGTGCAGCCCTCACACTCGTCGGTGTAGGCGTTCTTCCAGTCGGAGATGCTCTGCCGCGCGAAGCGATGCAGGCCCTCCGGCAGCAGGCAAAGCGGCGTGTTGTAGACGGACACCGCCATGCCCGCGCGGTCGAGGATCTCCACCGCCGCGGCGAGCTGCTCCTGGTACTCCACGGGATCGATCCAAAGCTCCGCGAGATTGGACCGCGCAAAGCCCATGAGCTCGAGCCCCATGAGCGCGACATGGTCGACGAAGAGCAGGTTTCGGACGATGAAGGTGGCGAGCTCCGGCAGCCTCGCGAACGTCTGCGCGTGCATCACCGTGCGAATCTCCACCCGTACCCCGGCAGCCTTCAGCGCGAGGATGCCCCGAAGGGTCTCCGAGTAGGCCCCGCGCGCTTGCACCACGTAGTCGTGCTCTTCGGGGAGGTCCGAGTAGAGGGGTATGCCGACCATGAGGTCGTGGTGGCCAGCCGCTGCGAGCGCCCGCGCCAACGCGGGGTCGGCGAAGCGACGGCCGTTCGACAACACGTGGAGCGCCGTGCGCGGCAGGCAGCGCTCGATGTGCGACACGAGCTGCGGGAGCCGCTCTCCAAGCAGCCCCGGCTCGCCCCCGGTGATCCCGAGCTCGGCGGTGTCAGGGTCCACGAGGTGCACCCAGCGAAACGCCTCGTCCACCAAGTACGAGTCGTCCTGTGGCTTCGGCGGCTGGGAGCACATGAGGCAGTAGTTGTCGCAGCGCTCCGTCACCAAGATCGAGTTGGTCGGAGACGAACGGCGATAGAGCACGTTCACCGAGCGCCGCGCCGGGTCGACGCGGACCACGTCCCCGGTGCGTACGTGATGGAGCTCTTCCCCGAGCATGTACGCATTGCGCATCGCGATCGCGGTCGCGTCGCCGTCCGTGCGAAAGTAGGCACGGAACCCTGCCGCAAGGGCGGTGTCGCCTCGCACGAGCAACACGTGCGCACCGCGCGCTTCGGGGGCGAGGTCGGGGTCGTCGGTGAGTCGGGCGTGAAACACCCCGTCGTCGGTGGGGCCGAGCGCGCGAAGATGCCGGCCATACAGCGGGAGCGGCTTCATACCCACCCCAGGAGCACTCTGCGAGCGCGCGGATCGTCCTCGAGCAACCGCAAGAGATGGCCGAGGACGTGGGTCTGCTTGGTGCAGAAGCTGCTGAGCGCCTTGTGGCCCACGTGGTCGGCCTGGGTGGCCCGGTGGTAGACCGGATCGGCGCCGCAGTAGGGCAGGTACGGGCAGTCGGTGCACATCGGGCTGCTCTCGAGGACCGTGTCATCGAGGGGGCCGACAAGGGCCTCGCTCGTCATCATGGCTTCGTACGAGTCGACCCCGAGCTGACCGAGCCGAAATGACGTGTCGCCCATCTCGGCGAGCATGCGCCCTTCGTCGGACGCGTACACCGCGCCGTCGTAGTTGTAGACGATGGCGCCGATGCCGATTCCCGCCGGCGATTGCAGGTCGACGTACCCGGTACCCGAAGCGCCGAAGATCTTGTGGAGCAAGATGCTCGTGTACTCCTCACGAAACGGCACCCCGCTCGCCGCAACGTCGATCGCCCGCGCGAGGCCCCGCTCGTAGAAGCGGAGCCAGTCCTCGATACCCAGCTTCCGCAGAAGCTTCGTCTTCACCGCGAACCCGAACGGGCTCAAGCTTCGCAAGAAGATGCCCTGGAAGCCGAGGCGCACGTACTCGTCCACGATGTCCTCGACGCGGTCGAGGCTGTCCGGGGTCGTGGTCATGAGCGCGCTCACGCCATGAGGGCCGAGCGCCTGGCGCACGCGGGTGATGCCGCGGAGGGCAGCGTCGTAGCTCGATCCACCGCGCATCGGGCGGCGCGCGTCGTGAAGGTCCTTGGGCCCGTCGAGCGACGTCGAAAAGGCGATCCCGTGCTCCTTGGCGAA from Myxococcales bacterium carries:
- the hxsC gene encoding His-Xaa-Ser system radical SAM maturase HxsC; protein product: MKPLPLYGRHLRALGPTDDGVFHARLTDDPDLAPEARGAHVLLVRGDTALAAGFRAYFRTDGDATAIAMRNAYMLGEELHHVRTGDVVRVDPARRSVNVLYRRSSPTNSILVTERCDNYCLMCSQPPKPQDDSYLVDEAFRWVHLVDPDTAELGITGGEPGLLGERLPQLVSHIERCLPRTALHVLSNGRRFADPALARALAAAGHHDLMVGIPLYSDLPEEHDYVVQARGAYSETLRGILALKAAGVRVEIRTVMHAQTFARLPELATFIVRNLLFVDHVALMGLELMGFARSNLAELWIDPVEYQEQLAAAVEILDRAGMAVSVYNTPLCLLPEGLHRFARQSISDWKNAYTDECEGCTERGSCAGFFTSSTLRKSAHIRPFGARTSASPTPASPIRPTLETLEQPT
- the hxsB gene encoding His-Xaa-Ser system radical SAM maturase HxsB, whose protein sequence is MTAAPARFLARSAFEPAREYRLLPFRFGRLDSERYVVTNDVGEYVVMGRTELAAFAERRLPTTSNTYRALKAKHFLFDDASECALDLLALKVRSRAERIAQFTGLHIFVLTLRCDHSCHYCQVSRQTEDKGAFDMTLEHADAALDAVFRSPSRAIKIEFQGGEPLLAFETLKHVVLRAEEMNVAYRKDLAFVVATNLSKLEDEHLAFAKEHGIAFSTSLDGPKDLHDARRPMRGGSSYDAALRGITRVRQALGPHGVSALMTTTPDSLDRVEDIVDEYVRLGFQGIFLRSLSPFGFAVKTKLLRKLGIEDWLRFYERGLARAIDVAASGVPFREEYTSILLHKIFGASGTGYVDLQSPAGIGIGAIVYNYDGAVYASDEGRMLAEMGDTSFRLGQLGVDSYEAMMTSEALVGPLDDTVLESSPMCTDCPYLPYCGADPVYHRATQADHVGHKALSSFCTKQTHVLGHLLRLLEDDPRARRVLLGWV
- a CDS encoding PEGA domain-containing protein; this encodes MKERRFVFPLGVAVLGVLTGAGASGMLVPNAAAQIARRPEDEENPHEPLTLALPNTHSTGMLLAHRSHSSHRSHSSHRSHYSGNHAGGGGGSGYDNGGGGSDYVPPTPAPAPPPPPKPASVSIVAFPGGKITLNGKVVGTDATGTLSLPPGLHEVRIENRFVGDHNTTINVSEGQTGVVTVEW